TGAAACTAGAAGCTACAAGAATCACAAGTTAAACTTTATTTCTTAGTCAAAGTTAGAGGCTACAAATCAAGTTAGAAGAATCATGAAACATCTATATATATAACAAGTTGTACTCATCACATCCATACTAGAAGAATCATGAATTGCATTGGAAGCTTCAAGTTGATGACTAAGTTTAAAGAATTTTTAAGATATTTATAGTAGTTGTGCTAGAAATTACAAGATGCCAACTAATAAAGATGTAAAAGTTACTTATTTAAATAGTCAAAGTTAAAAGTAAGGGTGTTCAAGACCTGTCTCGGTCCGAAACTTGGCCCAGACCCGAGATAtattttgtcaagtttgggttattAGTTTGTTTTGAAATAAtttattttgatataatatttgttaaatttatttttttaaaataaaattttattattttaatatagaaAATTTACAAATTTGTACATACTAATGTTTTATCGAATCGACTCGGTTTAACTCGATTTTTTTGGGTCATTTTAGGTCGGATCAAAGTTGACCCGTTATTCTTTTAGGATTGGGTCTGGTTCTACTTAAACCCGACCCAATCTAGCCCATAAACACCCCTAATTAAAAGTAAAGTTGAACAAATATATGTATTAAAAAGCTAATAGAGTCATGAATTATTAGTATGAAGTATTATCTATATAAAGGCACATATACCTTATGTATTTTGTGTAttcaaacaataaaaaaaatgtgtAATGAAAATTTAGAGGTGCTCTTtagttttttattctaaaatgctaataaatttaaaaaataaaaaaaatataataatatatttttttaactgAGTAATTTTAGGACCAATATAATTTGAGTATTATACTTGCACTTTATGATTTTAATATACGTTCTTAGTGTATAAATTAGTTAAACCCTAAATTTATAATGCTTCACATGTTCTAAAAATCAGTTATTGCCTAAAGCATTGAGTATTGAGACTTGAGAGTTGAGACCCCATTCGGCCATTGGGCAGTGGAGCTGCATGAGTGGATGGAAAGTGGTGTGTGTAGGTGATCCCAACCCCCCATTGGCTACTTTTCTTCATCTTTGATTAAAGTGTGATTCCCATTGCCATTGGTCTTAATTAACTTTTTTGCTAATACAAACACTACTATGCTAGAAAAGTGGTACCCCCACTCAAGTgtgtataaataaaataattacttgGTGGCCCTATTTCTCTTCTTGTCTCTATCAATTAGGCCCACACTTTCTTGTAATTCACTAAATATAACATTATTTTACTAATTTTGGTTGGTTTAGAAAACTCCTTGTCAACCACACTACTATAAGCCAATTACATTGTAATGTTCAATTATTATGGGAAGAGTAACAAAATAATTGGAAGATAGAAAGAAAAAGTATGTTAATGCACCAAGATTAAACAAATCAAGATTCTTATGAGGAGTGCTTTTTAAACATTAAAAGTGGAGTATTTATTaacatctaatttaatttaagaaaaatgttaaataattaaNNNNNNNNNNNNNNNNNNNNNNNNNNNNNNNNNNNNNNNNNNNNNNNNNNNNNNNNNNNNNNNNNNNNNNNNNNNNNNNNNNNNNNNNNNNNNNNNNNNNNNNNNNNNNNNNNNNNNNNNNNNNNNNNNNNNNNNNNNNNNNNNNNNNNNNNNNNNNNNNNNNNNNNNNNNNNNNNNNNNNNNNNNNNNNNNNNNNNNNNNNNNNNNNNNNNNNNNNNNNNNNNNNNNNNNNNNNNNNNNNNNNNNNNNNNNNNNNNNAATATTttgtaagattttaaaaagaaatgaaaaaataaGTGTGAGTATAATGTATAAAAATTGTATATCAAaacaatattttttgttaaaaaattcctaattttatattaaaatatacaTAGATATTATTTCTACAATTAGTTTGAATAATTCTTCCAAACAAGTCATTGCACGGCCATCCCCTGTTATGAGTTATTTGGAAAAGTTGTATATATTAGAAAATTATTTACATATAAAATAGACTTAATGGAATTCTTCTCAATAAGAAAATTGTCTCAATTATTGCCCTATCAACATCATGGAAAAATGGGCCATATACCAAAACAATGATGAAAGCTTATCTCTCATTGCAGAAGTACCTCCTCTCTTTCTCTGCTAAACTTTGCAGACAAATTGACAAAACTGCACTAAGAAAAAAGAAACTCTTTCTTAGGTACATAAACATGATAATTTGATAATGTACATCCATGACTCTAGCTGTGATAGTGagatcaaatcaaaatttttataCAGTTGAAGACTTTCCAAGGAAAACAACAACATTGTACTTAGAACATTGACCGNNNNNNNNNNNNNNNNNNACATCCTTGTTTATTGTTATCTTACAATGGATGCAACTGTGTGAGCCCAGAACCTAAGATTATCCTTCATATCAATCTCATTCTCCAGTGTTGGCACCCTCCAATTCAACAATGGATTCTTCACAAGCTTGTTCCTTTTGTCTAATACACCCCAAGCCTCAGATAGATAAGGCCTACATATCACAGTTTCATCAGTTTTTTGCTTCTCtaaaccaacaccaacaccaacaccttcttcttcttctccattatTATTATCCTCTTCTTTTGATCTTCCGAGCCTTTGCAACCCTGGTATGAGAGAAACCAAAGTTGGGTCCTTGTCTTTTTCAGAGAACACAAAACCCAAGTCCATGAACCCTTTTAGCTCCTTGAACTCAAGGTCTGAAAGGCTCTTACTACTTTTCCCTCTGTtgaatcttcttcttcttattctttgaCCTTCTTGTTTCTTCTTCCTTGTAGAAGCTTCTTCTTTGTTATGTTCTTCTTCATCTGCATGGATTTTGGCACTGATTTTGTCCTCCTCCATTGAAAATTCTTCACCCACTTCCTTGCCAGAGAGAATTGGCCTTAGTTTCTGTGGTGCGAGGAGGACAGAATCCAGTGACGGAGAATCATCAGAGAAAGAAGCATCACCTAATAATAAGTTTTGGTCACTGAAGGACCTCACTTGAAGTGTTGGAACTCTAAGAAGCTTTTTTGGATCTAAACAAAGTTGTTCCAAAACATgatcttggtggttgtgtgatgatGTTGGAATATCTGTTTTTTTGGATAAACTTGATAGAACTGTTGTTTGAAACCAATAGGTATCTAACAACTCAAGAACATGTTCTGCAGCCATTATTAATGAATGGCTTAGATCCTTATCAGAAAGGGAATTGAGATATGGGGTTTGTGTGGGGATAAGGAGAAATTAAAAGAGGGAGAACATGGTTTATATATGCTAGTGCTTGCATTCTATTACTTATTTATTGCCCCCAAATTCTAGTGGATTTATATTGTTCTATAtcccattttattttctttacatTGTGGAATGTCCACTTAATCATATTTCATCTTTAATTTGATGAATAATTAtcaataaataaaaagaataaccTTGCTTTTTAACTTATACCTGgtttaaatgattttttttacCAACATGTCATTGTTTTCAAGACTTATTATTAAAATGCTACTCATTTTTTGTTTAAGTGTTACCtaactttttttttagtttaatgttaataataattaattataatagaaATACATAAGATTaaccataaaatattttttttagttttttattttcattcatttgaaaaaaaataatttaaataacattAAGTGCTTATTAGTAGGCGCTAAACCAATAGGTGCCTCCTTAGCTAAAACTTTAATAAAGGAGACGAGTTTTTTACAGGTTGCGCTAACATAAAAGGCCCTTCCATGggaaaaaaaaatgcaatggAAAGGCCCCATCAACTTGAggctaatttttttggatatgaACCAAGGGTTTGTGTAACACCCGTTTATGGCGCTGAGAGGTGTTTAACTAGTGTGTGACAGCGGTTAGCTAACGGAGAGAAATCGGACAGTCTGATTTCATGCAGGGGGTGAGGGGCATAAATCAGACTGTCCGATTTGTGCGTGGTGATGTTGCATGCATGGAAATTGGACCATACGAATTATAGCATGcatagggtttttttttttttttgcccaaGGAAATCGGACCTATCGATTTAAAGGCTGATTTCAGAAAAACTCTAGCTAACCCAAATCggacccagcgatttctgggtttaaaaaaatttttgggcGGGCTGTCTACTaattggaccgtccgattttttagttctaaaaaatTCAAATGGCCACACTTGCGGTTGGATGGTCCGATTTGagtgtgatatatatatatatagatgtaCCCACCCAATCTGAGCAGCTCATTTCATTCCTCTTCTTCGGTGCTACAACTCTCTAAATCTCTTCTCTGCAAatctcttcttctttatttgtaGATCTCTTCTTCTCTATTATCATGGATGATAGAGTAAGATTAAAAGTGTATTATCATGGCCATATTTTATTACAAACATCAGAAGGAGTGAAATTTGTGTGTGATAATCCGTTAGATATTATTATTCCATTCACACTGTCatttgaagaattaaaagaggTCATTTGTGAGAGGATGGATTCTCAAATATCTAGGAGAGTGTCGTGTATTCTGTACAGATATCCTATATCTGTCTTTGGTGGGTTCGTGCAATTTCAAACAAAATACGTGACCgatgaagcgagcatgcaagaaaTATTTTCAGTGTATCTTGAAAGTCGGTCGCGAATGACGTTTATTGAACTGTATATCAAGTTCGAGCAATCTGCAGCGGACTgagatattgaattggaagattatAACAGTGAtagtgaagaagagttcgaaagTAACTACGAGGTCGTTGATCTGGGTGTAGACGAAGATCAAGCTGACGAGGCTATGGTGGCAGATGTGGCGGATGTGGCAAATGCACTAGCAAGTCAGTAGCCATTTGTGGAGCCGAGTTTCATGCGGTCGTTGGATTTGGAGGCCATGCATGCACCGGAGTTTCCTGAATATGTAAATGCAGGTGCGCCGTTAATTTAAATTAAGATTTGTGATAGTATGATTTCTGCGCCATTTGGGCCGGACTGGCTGGTCGACCGGACAGACCGGACCAGCCGGTCCGACCGGGCAGGGCATTAGGACGGGACTTGATGGTTCGACTGGACCGACCGGTTCAACTGACAAACCGGTTCGACCGGACTGGTTGGTTCGTCCGACAAACTGGTAAACTGAATCTTAACCGGTCCGGTCTCATGGTGAGACCGCAGAAGGCAACGAAAATTGTTGAATTGTTAGTGAATattttttactatgctttattttttaattacataagACCGGGTAGATCAGTTAAACCAGTGatctgaccggttcgatcaccggttcggttttGAGAAGTACGTTTTCCATTGTTCTGTGCTTATTAGTTTATTACATTATTAGTTCTGACAAGTCTAAAATTTGTGATGTTGTTGCCGCAGAGCTTCCCCTTATGCCAGATGGTGAATTTACCGTGGGAATGGAATTCAGTTCTAGGGACGCAGTGATTAAGGCGATGAAAGATTATACAATCCGCAGAGGTGTAGATTATCGGATGCATGAGTCAGAACCGACGACATTCTATGCTAAATGCACCCAGTATGGTGCAGGATGTGATTGGCTAATTAGGGTGAGCAAAATGTCCAGAAAGTTCTGTTGGGAGATAAGGAGGTACAATGGTAGTCACACCTATACTAGGGCCACCATTTCTCAAGATCATTCGAAGCTGGATTCCAACACAgttgcagaagcaataaagccattGGTAGAAGCTGACCCGTCTATTAGGGTGAAATCAGTGATTGCGGATGTATAGTCAAAGTTTAACTACACCATTAGTTATCGCAAAGCATGGTTGGCAAAACAGAAGGCAGTGGAGTCAATTTTCGGATGGTGGGAAGCTTCGTACGAAGCCTTGCcgatatggtttgaggccatgtgtcataaGGAGCCATCTGCAGTTGTTCATTTTGAAACAATGCCTGTGTACCAGGGAGATGACTTGGTTCCTAATATTCGTGTGCTACACCGAGTCTTCTGAAGTTATTACCCTTGTATTAGAGCCTTCAGACATTGCAAGCCAATAGTGCAGGTAGACGGAACTCATTTGTATGGAAAATAcaagagttgtttgttggttgcaGTCTCACAGGATGGCAACAACAACATCGTGCCGATTGCATTTGCGATAGTTGAGGGAGAGACATCTAAGGCTTGGCACTTTTTTCTGAGTAACTTGTGACAGCATGTTGTGACACGTGATGGTGTGGGTTTTATCTCCGATCGACACGATTCCATTAGGTCTGCTATTGCTCGTTGTCACGGAGCTTGGTCTCCTCCCAGAGTATTCCACATGTTTTGCATCAGACACATAGAGTCCAACTTTCTGAGGAAATTCAAGGCTCCGTATCTGCAGAAGCTTATCGTCAACATCGGTATGATAGTTACGATTACATTTACTCCTGAACTCAGTTATTATGATGAACGTTTTTTATGGTGGGTCCTTTTTTATGTGACAGGTTACTTGCGAACAGTTCGCGAGTACGAGACGCGTTATCAGCGTTTACGTGAGCGGGGTGAGGCTTATACCAACTGGTTGGATCGAATTCTGCATGAGCAGTACGCTTTAGCATTTGATGGGGGATATCGATGGGGTCATATGACAACCAATCTAGTAGAATGCATCAACTCGGTACTGAAAGGGGCTCGCAATCTTCTAGTCACTGCACTTGTTAAGACAACATTTTACAGGCTTAATGAATTGTTCACCCGAAAAAGAGTCGAGGCTGAGACTCGAATTAATGCAGGACATGTGTTCTCTGAGCTTGTAACCTCCAAACTACATGCAAATCAGTGGGCAGCAGGTAACATCCAAGTGAGTTGCTTTGACCGACAGAATGAGGTATTCGAAGTGCGTGAGTGTCCTAGTGGTGTGGAGTATGCAGTGGACCTCCGTCAACAACGGTGTGACTGTGGTGAGTTCCAAGTTGACCGGCTTCCGTGTCGACATGTGTTTGCTTGTTGTGCAAACCAACGTCTTGATTGGCAACTGTATGTACATGATGTTTACAAGATGGACCAGGTTCAACGAGTGTACAAGGCTAGGTTTAGGCCACTCGGGAATCCAACAACATGGCCTGTTTATCATGGACCTCGATTCGTAGGTAATCCATTCCTTAGACGGGTATCCAAAGGTCGGCCAAGGATGACCCgtttcttgaatgagatggacactCGGATGTTGCGTGGTCCTAGGCGATGTAAACAATGCGGGGCCGAGGGCCATAGCCGTAGTAGATGTCGTCAACGTGGTGGTCCAACTAATCCGCAGTAGATGGACACTCGATTTAGTGTATGACTttgaatattttatatattttatgacTTTCGTATGTGACGTTTTTGTATGACGTGATTAACAATTCCAATTCAAGACATAATTCCttcttttaaataaatcaatctcaaaATACATCAtgtttaaaaccaaatctttttaaatatttacttCAAACGAAactttcaattttataaaatttcggcagcatctcctctaaaactcggactttgccaccctattcgggtcccatccaaatatTTCTCAAACCtgttctcaaccatttccaaatctcaaacattcTAGAAAATTGAACCAGTTCCATGAATAAGTCCAATACATTCTACATAAGTAAGTCCAACATGCTACATAAATAAGTCCAAGACATGATACATAAATAAGTCCAACACATGCTAGATAAATAAGTCCACGACAAGATACATAAGTAAGTCCAACATCATTTTCTCATCGCCCATTTTACATCTTTGACTAATTTCTTGCATTTCTTTGCAACCTTCTTAAAAGCGGATGGGGTATACCGACTAGCGCTCTGCCGAGGGGGGTTAGCTCTAAGGTTGTATCCTTTTCCTTTTTCGCTAGTAGTTGTACCTATGAAAACATTCGATAACCAActaatcaaatcaaaatcaactCAAACCATCAATAACCAACTAATTCAACAAACAACTAATTCAATAATCAACACGAATAATCAATAATCAAGTCAAATAATCAATGACCGACTAATTAAATCAACTAATCGACTCAAATAATCAATAACCAACTAATTTAACAAACAACTAATTGAATAATCAACTCGATTAATCAATAATCAAGTCAAATAATCAATGACCAACTAATTAAATCAACT
The DNA window shown above is from Arachis ipaensis cultivar K30076 chromosome B08, Araip1.1, whole genome shotgun sequence and carries:
- the LOC107612687 gene encoding uncharacterized protein LOC107612687 codes for the protein MAAEHVLELLDTYWFQTTVLSSLSKKTDIPTSSHNHQDHVLEQLCLDPKKLLRVPTLQVRSFSDQNLLLGDASFSDDSPSLDSVLLAPQKLRPILSGKEVGEEFSMEEDKISAKIHADEEEHNKEEASTRKKKQEGQRIRRRRFNRGKSSKSLSDLEFKELKGFMDLGFVFSEKDKDPTLVSLIPGLQRLGRSKEEDNNNGEEEEGVGVGVGLEKQKTDETVICRPYLSEAWGVLDKRNKLVKNPLLNWRVPTLENEIDMKDNLRFWAHTVASIVR